One Perca flavescens isolate YP-PL-M2 chromosome 5, PFLA_1.0, whole genome shotgun sequence genomic window, CAGCAGATGGTTTATTGACTGAGACACTGTCTGACATCTCTCAAACCCACAAACCGTGTTATGTTCCTGTGCCTGTGCATGGTTCCTCTCACCCAACACATTGATTATTGCATTAGCCAACTCTGCTCCTGCTCGTCTGTGAGCACCCTCCCGGCTACTCTCTTTATTAGCCATAAAATTAATGTTCCTTGAAATTTTGATTCACCCAGATTCACTTTCTCTATGGATTTGCTTTTCACTGTTAGCTGGTGATCCACCCGGTGTGCTAAGACTAGTCTGGGTTGTTATTTTGTTCACAATGTATTTGATTTAATGTTTTTCAGTGTATACTGGGACTATGCCATGACGATCCCTCTAGGGGAAATAGTTTACTTGCACTGTCATCAACAAGGTGGGTCCTCACAAACCTTTACCATCATACCACAATCTTAACTCAGTGTTTGCTTGTTATTACTGCTATTGCTGCTTCTATCACTGTCTTATGTAATCACAGCTGATAAATACAATGGCATGAATAATCCAACAAAGAAATCATCTTCTGTGTATCTCCTGCAGTTGACAGTGGGGGGACGGTGGTGCTGGTCAGTCAGGATGGGATCCAAAGACCTCCACTTCGCTTCCCCAGAGGAGGCCACTTGCTCCAGTTCCTCTCCTGCCTGGAGAACGGCCTGCTTCCCCACGGCCTGCTGGACCCTCCACTCTGGTCCCAGAGGGGAAAGGTCAGCACAGAAGGTCTTTCTTTAACGTCGCTCCCTGGCTTAACATCCAGGACACAAATTACGcataaaaggaaaaagaatGCGAAACCAGCCTTATTGTTCTGTCTGCACAACCACACGAAAAGTGTCTACTTAAATGAATGGATGTTATTCTTGGACTGTGAGTAGCTTTGTATCTGCAGCTaaacagaataataaaaacCACCCCTGCATGTTCAGCCACTATTAATAAGCTTAATCATGCAGACACTCATCATCTTTAACTCATATGGATGGCTTAGTTGGGCTTTAATGGTTGAGAATTTGTTGTTGTCTGCATTAGTTTAATATCAGTTATATTCTCATCGCAGGGGAAGGTGTTTCCCAAGCTGCGGAACAGGGTTCCTCAGGGATCTGGATCCTCAGACTCGGTCTCAGATAAGGAGGAGGACGAGGCCACAGACTATGTCTTCCGCATCCTCTTTCCAAACAGCCAGTCAGAGTTTGGTGAGATTCCCTCTAGAAAAGCAAATAGATATGAGCAGCGCACCACAGGCCTCTCCAGATTGTtgcatttttatgaaaatgttaCACATTGTTCGTTACAGTGACTGTAACCCATCCTCCCCATCTgacttcctccctctcccttcaaCTGGGCGGACAGGCCCCCTCGAAAACAGGGACCCTGGTTGTACCCAAGAGGTCCTGCAGCTGTCCTGACGAATCCCCCTCACTCACAGGAAGCAGCTGTAACACTGTCACACCTCGGCTCGTCTGTCCTTCTGTCAGCTTGCTTTAACTCTCTGAATCTAATATCCTCCTGGCCTGTCCCAAGCCTTTGGCAAAATGTATTGAAGTGTCTCGTTATTAAAGCCCCTCCCACTCCCTGCCGCCCcttgtcacctttttttacTGCATTACAGCGCAGTAATCTTTTAACAGCTGATGGGTGGATAACTGATTGATCAAATATGATTTATGAATTGAGAAAGGCTCTTGCTCAATTgatatttctttttatacagtaaTGCTGTAATTGaagtgaattgaattgaatatgacGACTTCATGCTTTCAAATTGTGCAGATTGcgtaaatgtttttgttatgcTTTATCTTTGCTCTAACAGGAATCAAGCACAAACCAATCGTACTCTTTCTGAAGCGCCTTTAGCAGATCACAATTAATGAGCATAATTCTGCTTATGcaaagtgtgttcagctgtgtCCAAATCATCTAAGTACAAATGTAATTGTTGTAGAAAGCCTAAGCAGCATAATGCTTTTTAAGTGACAATGacgatgtgtgtgtttgtgtgtgtgcatgttgcaGTGAGTCCTCCAGACTTGATGGATCAGGGAGCTACAATGTGGCATCCCACTCTCAGGAAGTCCTCGTGTTCCTCTTGTTCTCCGGGGAGCTTCTCCGATGGGGCGATGCCCAAGGGGTGCAACCATGAGAGGTAAGAGATAAGTACGCTTCAAGCTACACTGAGTTGCATTACTTTGTTACAGGGAAACTGCTAAAGACCCAAAGACACAAACCGAACATCCCTCAGTGTCGACCAGAAATCCTCAACAACACAGACGGAACTGGGAAAGGAGCAAAGATGCAAGAAGCGTAGCAATTACCCAGAAGACAATTATGTGACATTTACCAAACTGACATGAGAATGTATTTGGAAAATGAGGTGATAAGCCACGCAGATAAAATGGTTGAAGGCTATGAAAAAGACAAGCCTCTGGGCCAGTTTGTTCTCTATGGCAGCTCAATAGGTAATAATTTAAATGATAAAGGGTTAGACCCAACACTGTAATTAACTCTACATTAGATACAGTATCTCAGGACAATATGAGTAACTTGTCATGCACTAGGTGATTAGTTAAATAATAGTCTTTTaaggaaagagaagaaaaaggtgTTTCCTCCCTGTTAGTAAAATGCTCTGTGCTGTATCTTCCTGCAGGGCTCCTCTGAAGCTGCTATGCGACAACATGAAGAATCAGATCATCTCTCGGGCTTTTTATGGCTGTATGTGATTCCTTATTGTTTATACTGTAAAGCCTTAAATATTGGTTTATATTGATGTTCACTATGAAGAAATATGCAAAGCCATTAGGTAATGGAAAACTGTATTGTCAACCAGGGTTAGCATACTGCCGTCACCTGTCCACTGTGCGTACACACCTGTCCGCTCTCGTCAATCACGCCATTGTGGCGCCCGACGTGCCTCGTGATGCCTGCAAAGGACTCACCACAGACGTGTGGCAGGCGTTTCTCCAGGACTGCACAGTAAGCATCGCTGGTGTCACAGCAACAGAAActtcacattcatacacacacacccacacacacacacacacacacacacacacacacacacacacacacacacacacacacacacacacacatgcatgaccACTCCAAAGCTCTCTCATCCATATTCATCCTCTGCTAATCATGTGGCTCACACCATTagtctcacacacatttacatgttttataagcatttttttttaaacggtttgttttttgtaaatcaTAATACTAATGTAAAATTCTGATTGTTATTAGGGTAGCCACTCAGAAAAGTCACTCAATTAACTAAAACTGTGAAACAGTAgtttgacaacaacaaaaaaggtccACCTCCTTGATTTTTCCTTGAGCTTTTAGCTTCATCTCATGATTAGTGTAAAAGTATTACTCTACACTTTGAGGTACCCTATAAAACCGATAATCTGTATCAAAATGGAACATATATGGAGAGACACAACATAACACTTTAAATGCTAAATTAAACAATAGATTACAGGTTAGTAACAGCTGTGGACAGTTGTTTTTCATCTGGACGTTATTTACATATgaatgtgtttttcatttatcttactgtaaagtaaataaaaaaaataatgagcaCATACATACTATATAATAGAGGTTGGGCGATGCACCAGTGCCTGTATCTCCATCTACCACCCTCTTGGATGCATTAATTATTACCTGCATTGACAGCAAAAGCTACTCTGTCTACAGGCTGCCATGCTGTTAATGCTGTTGTTTTGAAGCACTATTGAATGTTTTAAACATGAAGGTAGAGATAattgtctttttaaaatgaagGGGGGAAATCCAAAGATTGATCAAAAACAAGTACTTTTGTCTTGTGTCTTCAGGCATACGAGGAGAAGGAGCTGCTTCGTCTGGTCTACTTCGGTGGCGTGGACGCCTCGCTGCGTAAAGAGGTGTGGCCTTTCCTGCTGGGTCATTACCAGTTTGGAATGTCAGAAACTGAGAGAAAGGAGGTTTGTAGTTTCCACAATCATGGCTTTGCGTCTTAAGCATTTTCAAACTGAACCGCTGACCCTCTGATCACTTCCCCCTCACCCCAGGTGGATGAACAGGTCCGAGTGTGCTACCACCAGACCATGCGTGAGTGGCTCGGCTGCGAGGAGATTGTCCGCCAGCGGGAGAAGGAGCAGCATGCTGCAGCATTAGCAAAGTGTTCCTCTGGAGCGAGCATGGACATCTCCAGTCAGAAGATGATCCACCACAACTCCACTGTCAGCAATGAGGTGAAGCAGTAACACACACTTATATTTGGAGCTTGACCCATGCTTGGATCTTTTTACCATTATTTTTCCTGCAACTTTACAAAATTGCAGTGCTAAGTCTCCAGAGTACCCCTTTGATGTGAGCACAGAACATGAGCCAACGTATGATAAGATtgcatgtaaaaaaacatttttacataatAATAACTTGGCCAAACTATCTTTATTACCCAGTCCCAGTCCCCCCAGAGCTCAGACAGGCAGAGTCTGGCTCGCCTGCAGAGTGattccagcagcagcacacaGGTACCAAACACTCACTGCATTACAACCTGCATAGATGGTCTTTTAAAAATGGTCTTTCAAATAAACTAAATGGCACTTCTATTAGAGTTTTTAGACTTCTTATATCCTAAACCTTAAGTAATGCATGTGATCTCAACTTTCTGAACCAATATTCCTTATCGCTGCATTCTCTTTCTTGCTAGTTCTTCACATCCTCCCATCCCTTCCCCTGGAGTAGCCTGCTTCCCTTTGGCTTGTTCTTTCAGGTGTTTGAGTCCGTAGAGGAGGTTGACCAAATCGAGACGGAGCCCAAGAGCGAAGAGGCCAAACCGGTGCCAAAGATACCCAATGGAGCTCTGCAGAACGGGACAAGCTCTCCTGACTCCGGACATCCTTCCTCCCGTAACTTCTCAGTCACCTCCGGCCTGTCGGACGGCTCACTCACAGAGGACAGCGCTGCACCTGATACAATCCCGAGATCTGCAGCTGTCCCTCAGGCGCCACAGAGCCCAGTCAAACCTGCAGGGGTAGAGAATGAAGGTCTGACAGGGGAGATGGACGGCCAGGTGAAAGGTATAGTTAAGAacaaggagggggaggaggaagaggaggaggagaaagcaCCTGATGTGACCAAAACTGCAGAAAATACCAAGACTGAGGGGCTGGTGAAGGCCAACAAAGACACAGGTCTGCAACCCAAAACACAAGAAGCAGTTGAGGAGTCTGGAGCAATTAAAACAGAGGGGCCCAAGTGTGTAGATAAAGATGCACTGGCAGACATTAAAGGAATGGAACCTTTAGAGTCAGGGGTAATAGAAAAGCAAGTGCCCGATGAGGATACTATGATGGTATTAGCAGCTACTGCAGAATCAAAAGGAGAACTTGTTGAGcaaagtcttaaaaaagaagTACAAGTGAGTATTGCGGAAACATCAACACTTAAGAAAACAGAACCAAATGTGGAAAAGACAAAGGAAATGAATGAATCAAAGACAAGTAAACCGCAAGAGGTTTTATTggcagaaaggagagaaaatATATCCGTTGATCCTTTGGCTCCCAAAGTTGAAAAGAACCTGGTTTTCTCAGTTAGACACTCGTCTCAGACAGATGAGGACCAGGTCATGACTGAATCCGATGAGTCTCCCTCAGCCATAAAGATGGAGGACATCCCCAAAGCCAAAGTTTCCATGATGCCTTGGAGTAGGAAGGGACGTTGTGAAGTGTTGTCTTTCTCTGAGGTCTCAGCTCCCCACGGCGCCCCCCTCAGGCTGGAGGACGAGCAGGGAGAGCCTTGTCCGGAGGGCACAGAGCCCATCCTGTGTGAGGAGCCAGAGATGGAGAGTCTTTACCCTAACTTTGACTCTCTGGTCAGGTCTGAAGACATTAAGAATGAAGCAACCTCTCAAGAATCTGCTGGGAGTACCTTCTCTGTATGCAAACATATTCTCATTTGCCATTCATATTCTTTTCTTGAATTCAAATTTAATTTTTGCTTGGGCAAAGCAACACCAGCATGAGCGTGTTTtatctattcatttatttattgttttgtttgtttcagcaAGAGCTTTTGGACTTGTATACATTAAATCTGCATCGCATCGAAAAGGATGTCCAGCGCTGTGACCGGAACTATTGGTACTTCACTCCTGCCAACCTGGAGAAACTGCGCAACATCATGTGCAGGTAAAACACTAACAGCATCAGGGATAGAATACAGTTTTACCCATCTTCATATATACAGAAAATGGCTTATCTATTTTTGATGGCTGACAGCATGAAAGTAAATATGCTAATGAGTGTTTGGATTATAATACCTCCCATTCCCATCTTCATACCACGACATCCTAACCTGTCACTGCTTATCTTGTTCTTATCTAAAACAAATCTCAAACAAATTTTTTCACTGTCAAAAAATTCCATGATAAGGCCAAAACTGACAATGAAATGATCCTACTAACAAGTATTTTCTGTGTAGCCAAATCCTGATACAGCTTATTCCTCTGTACCACAGACCTCCATTGTTAAAGACAAAACAGTTAAAGACACTTCAGTGAGCCATACTGTTGCACTGTGTGACATGTTGCTTCATTACAAAGAACGAGggtactgtagtttattttgagtccaTCCCACATACACCTTCCTGctgtaaataatcagtagaGCACCAAATCTGTTTCaatccacagctgaaaatagtccccagcAACACCTTtttgagtaacatttgctaaaatCTACACCGTACAGGTAGCTGTTTTTAAAAGATGTAGGTCTTCAGTAGGAAGAAATGGGCTTGGGGCCGATTGCCACAGACATAATGCCAGGCTTATTCTTTAACAGTAATAGATACATTTTCCTCCCTAGTGCAACTCCACATACAGAAGGGCCGTCCATACTAGGAGAAATTAGTGCCCCTCCACCTATACCTGGGACCCCctaggacaaaaaaaataaatgtatttacacCTTAGAGAAGCCTAATCATTTTATACTTCAGAAGTAGTTGCCTTGGTAAATGGTGAATATTATTTGCAAAAAAAGTATCCTCAGCATTGAAGAAAAAATTGCTAAAACGTCTAAATCCTGAGCAGCGTATGACTCAGCAAATAAAAGTGGCAGATAAAAACCAGCCGAGGACAGTTGAGTTCACTTCTCTTGGTTGTATATTTACAGCTATATCTGGAGGCACCTTGACATCGGTTACGTACAGGGCATGTGTGATCTTCTGGCTCCACTTCTAGTCATTCTGGATGATGGTGAGTCAACACTGAATCACTTCTCAGCTCTgacatgtatgtgtatttttacaATTATTGATGGAACAACAGAGGACAGGTTTCCCACTCACTTTCTCAACCcagctttctctctctttttccgcCTTTCAGAGGCCATGGCCTTCAGCTGTTTCACTGAGCTCATGAAGAGAATGAATCAAAACTTTCCACACGGAGGAGCTATGGATACTCACTTTGCCAACATGCGCTCTCTAATCCAGGTAACACAGTATCAGTAAAGTCTTTACACATGCTGTAGCAGTCAGGTATCGCTAAATTGATTCAATACCAACAAACACCCcacttttttacacttttcctTCACAACCCGTctcagtatttatttattacattttctctGATCTCCTCTCTGTGTAGATCCTGGATTCTGAGCTGTTTGAGCTAATGCACCAGAACGGAGACTACACCCACTTCTACTTCTGCTACCGCTGGTTTCTCCTAGACTTCAAGCGAGGTAAAGTAATGGCATGGTGCGAAAGAGTTTGTGCCAATTAGAGAAGTAGGAGATTTACTCCTCTTTAAGCCCTGTCAGTGGATTAAATGCCTGTCAACTTGTCAGCTTGCTAACaagatatttgtttgttttttaaggcTTGGAAAGGATTTGGAAATCGGTTATATTTTTGGAATGCCATTCCTGGGAGTTGCTTATTAAATTACTGCCATGAACTGCAGCTGCATAGATAGGTTTTTATAATGAATCAATCTTTGTACTGAAGATTCAACAATGAACTTCTTTCTCAGCTGGGTATCTCAGTATATCCTCTCTCCCACCCCTGCGAACACCTGCTTTCACTCTTATCACTCTCCACTGATCACTCAACTTCCTGCAAACTCGCCTCCCACCTGAGCCCTCAAACACTGATTTAGTTCAACTCCCATTCCTTTATGTGATTTGTCTTCCAGAGCTGGTGTATGATGACGTGTTTGCAGTGTGGGAAACGATCTGGGCAGCCAAGTATGTCTCTTCTAGTCACTTTGTCCTCTTCATTGCCCTGGCACTGGTGGAGATCTACAGGGATATAATCCTGGAGAACAACATGGACTTCACTGACATCATTAAGTTCTTCAAtggtaaaaaagaagaaagaaaaatgccACTTAACAGCATACATTGTTCACATATCTCCTCATTCCTGTTAAAGGATCACTCCACTAAttttacacattacattttactCGTCATCGGGAATACTGTTCGGCCTTCCAAAACAGTTGTATGATGTCGTCTGTGGCTCAGAACGAGCTACGGctgttagtcgactaacacttatacaattttgtcaactaatcgattagttgatttaattgacagagcggtgcactttgagaggtggttaagactagaaaagcacaatataaatgtagttaattaaccatctgtaaaactgagtttctccacaattaatcctgcaaaagcaccactttgaatcttgtgtttaccataaatgtgctcagaagtttcttggaaatgagtaattaagcatgaataagcataaaaaatgacttatcaactaaagaaatcttagtcgactaagaccaaaacgaccgattagtcgactaatcgactaagatgTGGCAGCCCTAGAAAGAGCTTTGTTATGTCTGAGTAAATCACCCAAGTGATGTCTTCAGTGTTATGTCAGCTTTGGCGTGGATAGTACAAATGTACTCGTAAACCCTCCAATGAAAATGGAATTTGAATGACACGCAACAAAGACAAGCTATCAAGTTGTATTATGGGAATTGTAGGAACCAGCTGATTGGAGCCTGATGATGGAACTGAAATGAAGTCTGATTTAGATTGGTAAATTGAAAAAGGTCTGATTGGCTTGGTTGTTTTTCCAACCAGGGATACAGCCGTCAGTGAGCACAACACCAGACCTATTTGAATctctaaaaaaaatctgaaatgtgAAAGGAAACCGAAATTCAGTCTGGAAGCAGACTACAACTTTATGGAAGAGCAATACTAAATAGTTAGAGTACTACTTTAATTTTAATCCACTGGAATCTGATGTTTCACTGCAAACTAGCTGTGACACGTCTGTTCAGATGTTCTCCAGACATTTGAGGAACTAAATCTGGCTATTTGTGTGGTTTGAAATAGCCAAAGTTATTTGGAACTTgcatgtttctttgtctttcaGAAATGGCTGAGCACCACAACATAAAGAAGATTTTGACCATGGCCAGAGATCTGGTGTGTAAGGTGCAGATCCTGATAGAGAACAAGTGATTGTCctctttgtcttctttttcCTTCCAAGTAAAGTGTGACCGGCTGTAGCAGCACAAGAGTAAATTACATCTGAGCACACAtgctctttctctcactctccctctctcacacacacacacacacacacacacacacacacacacacacacacacacacacacacacacacacacacactcacacacacattacacaaagCCTTTACAATCACAGTTTGCTGCTATGAGCCGTATTGACTGTATCCAcaatgttgtttgtgttgtcaaCAGGTGTATGAGAATATTATGCTTAATATTTGTCAGTATgttaaactaaaaacaaatgtatcagAAAAAACGCATTTCTTTAATTTCTAGATATTTTTGCCAGAAATCCCTTAAGTGTCGGTCTTAACCAGAGTGCACTTAATATTTTTGAGATAAGGATGGTTTTAGttgcacatttcaaaccaaactgcagAGCTAAATTCCACCAGAGACTATATTtatgagagagaaaaatacattGTGATAATAGTTTATAATAGTTATTTTAATAGTCAAAGTCTACAcgattaaactttaaacataTCAGCAAGTTATCCCCCTATTCCTACCCCTTAATGAAGGTAAGAATGTCAGCAGAATTTACTTTAATTACAACACCCCAaaattaaattactttttaatgaTGGAGAACACTGGCTTGTAGTCCGGAATGTAACTCCAGTTCTCTTTAACACACAACATTAAGAATAATTTAGCTTTTAGCACCATGTCAGTGATTTAGCATCCaacagtgtttttaatgttttaattgaaCTGCCTTGTCTGCCAAATATTGTCTTCATTTGTTATGTGTGAATTGTGAGTTGTACtgagagaaaaatgtgtttaactTATGAGGATTATATTATGTAAAATCATAACCTAATATTTAAGTGACTTACGGATGTCTGGGTCCTGTTTGTTGAATTAAGACAGCTTAAATGAATTGGGAAGATCAGATGACacagtaaaaacaacatttattcacagtgaccaaataaaatgttttgtggGGCCACGTTATTCAGATTTGTTACTGTGAGAATGACTTAAACAGAAAgatgaaaattaaaatgatgtTATGAGGGaaactgtatttatgttttggCAGATTTGGGGCTTGTGAGGACTTTCAATATATATGCTTTTTATCCCTAAATTAATACTAAAGTTGGCCCTCGGTTACCGATATTCAAGCTTGTCAATCATTGCCTAAAACTTCACTCAGTTGGTCTTCAAGTGTTGTTTCATGAATGTGATAAGATGAATTGCTTTTAATATTGGTGTTTCTTTGTGAATGCTAACTGCTGtcagaaaaccttttttttttaattattgtaacatttatttagtattttatttatttatttattcatttattcattttctcattcagatgctgctttgtttgtaaagctgatattttttattttgtgtccaGTTCTAAATGTGTATTGTGAAACAATCAAATGATATACTAAGAgttcatatacatatatatctatattaaaTGGTATATGTTcttataataaaacaataaaaatggaaTCATCATTATTTTTCCAAAACATCTTGTAATGTGTATTTTACTCAATTTAATAAGGTGAGAGAGTCAGAAGTACTGTATATCATAAAGGTAGAGGGTTGATAAACGTCCATCAGTCCACCTCTTTAGTCAAGGCgtaaatatctcaacatctattgGGTGGATTGCCGTGAAATTTTGTTCAGATGAATCCTGACTTTAGTGATAACTATGGGATGGATTGTCATGAATGTTTCTTATATTTTATCTTAAACTGTAAAGAAAAGTTTGTATTTAAATCCATCACAGTTTCCTACAGCCTAAgttgactttttatattttagagcAGACAAAAGAATGAAAAGTCTAATATCAATCCTGTAGTCCATTACAACTGAAACACATTGCACAGGTCTTCTCAAGTAAGGTATGCtttattcaaaaacatttttggacTTGCCTTTATTAGATTGGTGTCTGCGGCTGCTTCAGATTTTATTATATACAGTGCATTTATCAGTCATAAGTATGACGTATGCAAATTAACACCATCATcctttatttcattatatttttgaaattcaaaatgttattttggtatATTTGTAAACCTGAAACAGCCTCAGACATCACCCTGAcagcaaaaacacatttattcttCAAAGGAACACTTGGCAAAAACGTCTCAGATTAAAATGGgtaaaaaagatatattatatatatatatatatattaaaataaacttGGATGATACAAATAATCAACATATAGATAGTCTAAATATGAAATCTAGATTAGTTACCTTACCCTAAGTCAATATCTTGAATTTTAAATGGGCAACACAAACACTTTTATTCTGCCTATTCTAAAACTCAACCTTGCGATTCGAACTGTCAATCGTGTGGACGTTTCTTCCTGCtcctaaaatgcaaaaaaataactTGGTGTTTAA contains:
- the sgsm1a gene encoding small G protein signaling modulator 1 isoform X1 — its product is MATNMAEAETRQRLLRTVKKEVKQIMEEAVTRKFVHEDSSHIVSFCAAVEACVLHGLKRRAAGFLRSNKIAALFMKVGKSFVPAEELCRKAQELEQIIETKRSQSLQSQDSLRKMPRLPSLTQQGVRNLWIRTALFDKVLDKIVLYLVENSSKYYEKEAVLMDPVDGPILASLLVGPCALEYTKMKTADHFWTDPSADELVQRHRIHGGHCRQDSPTKRPALCIQKRHSSSSMDERPSPSPSAREYVESLHQNSRVTLLFGKNNVLVQPRDDMEAIPGYLSLHQNADLMTLKWTPNQLMNGSVGDLDYERSVYWDYAMTIPLGEIVYLHCHQQVDSGGTVVLVSQDGIQRPPLRFPRGGHLLQFLSCLENGLLPHGLLDPPLWSQRGKGKVFPKLRNRVPQGSGSSDSVSDKEEDEATDYVFRILFPNSQSEFVSPPDLMDQGATMWHPTLRKSSCSSCSPGSFSDGAMPKGCNHERAPLKLLCDNMKNQIISRAFYGWLAYCRHLSTVRTHLSALVNHAIVAPDVPRDACKGLTTDVWQAFLQDCTAYEEKELLRLVYFGGVDASLRKEVWPFLLGHYQFGMSETERKEVDEQVRVCYHQTMREWLGCEEIVRQREKEQHAAALAKCSSGASMDISSQKMIHHNSTVSNESQSPQSSDRQSLARLQSDSSSSTQFFTSSHPFPWSSLLPFGLFFQVFESVEEVDQIETEPKSEEAKPVPKIPNGALQNGTSSPDSGHPSSRNFSVTSGLSDGSLTEDSAAPDTIPRSAAVPQAPQSPVKPAGVENEGLTGEMDGQVKGIVKNKEGEEEEEEEKAPDVTKTAENTKTEGLVKANKDTGLQPKTQEAVEESGAIKTEGPKCVDKDALADIKGMEPLESGVIEKQVPDEDTMMVLAATAESKGELVEQSLKKEVQVSIAETSTLKKTEPNVEKTKEMNESKTSKPQEVLLAERRENISVDPLAPKVEKNLVFSVRHSSQTDEDQVMTESDESPSAIKMEDIPKAKVSMMPWSRKGRCEVLSFSEVSAPHGAPLRLEDEQGEPCPEGTEPILCEEPEMESLYPNFDSLVRSEDIKNEATSQESAGSTFSQELLDLYTLNLHRIEKDVQRCDRNYWYFTPANLEKLRNIMCSYIWRHLDIGYVQGMCDLLAPLLVILDDEAMAFSCFTELMKRMNQNFPHGGAMDTHFANMRSLIQILDSELFELMHQNGDYTHFYFCYRWFLLDFKRELVYDDVFAVWETIWAAKYVSSSHFVLFIALALVEIYRDIILENNMDFTDIIKFFNEMAEHHNIKKILTMARDLVCKVQILIENK
- the sgsm1a gene encoding small G protein signaling modulator 1 isoform X2, with amino-acid sequence MATNMAEAETRQRLLRTVKKEVKQIMEEAVTRKFVHEDSSHIVSFCAAVEACVLHGLKRRAAGFLRSNKIAALFMKVGKSFVPAEELCRKAQELEQIIETKRSQSLQSQDSLRKMPRLPSLTQQGVRNLWIRTALFDKVLDKIVLYLVENSSKYYEKEAVLMDPVDGPILASLLVGPCALEYTKMKTADHFWTDPSADELVQRHRIHGGHCRQDSPTKRPALCIQKRHSSSSMDERPSPSPSAREYVESLHQNSRVTLLFGKNNVLVQPRDDMEAIPGYLSLHQNADLMTLKWTPNQLMNGSVGDLDYERSVYWDYAMTIPLGEIVYLHCHQQVDSGGTVVLVSQDGIQRPPLRFPRGGHLLQFLSCLENGLLPHGLLDPPLWSQRGKGKVFPKLRNRVPQGSGSSDSVSDKEEDEATDYVFRILFPNSQSEFVSPPDLMDQGATMWHPTLRKSSCSSCSPGSFSDGAMPKGCNHERAPLKLLCDNMKNQIISRAFYGWLAYCRHLSTVRTHLSALVNHAIVAPDVPRDACKGLTTDVWQAFLQDCTAYEEKELLRLVYFGGVDASLRKEVWPFLLGHYQFGMSETERKEVDEQVRVCYHQTMREWLGCEEIVRQREKEQHAAALAKCSSGASMDISSQKMIHHNSTVSNESQSPQSSDRQSLARLQSDSSSSTQVFESVEEVDQIETEPKSEEAKPVPKIPNGALQNGTSSPDSGHPSSRNFSVTSGLSDGSLTEDSAAPDTIPRSAAVPQAPQSPVKPAGVENEGLTGEMDGQVKGIVKNKEGEEEEEEEKAPDVTKTAENTKTEGLVKANKDTGLQPKTQEAVEESGAIKTEGPKCVDKDALADIKGMEPLESGVIEKQVPDEDTMMVLAATAESKGELVEQSLKKEVQVSIAETSTLKKTEPNVEKTKEMNESKTSKPQEVLLAERRENISVDPLAPKVEKNLVFSVRHSSQTDEDQVMTESDESPSAIKMEDIPKAKVSMMPWSRKGRCEVLSFSEVSAPHGAPLRLEDEQGEPCPEGTEPILCEEPEMESLYPNFDSLVRSEDIKNEATSQESAGSTFSQELLDLYTLNLHRIEKDVQRCDRNYWYFTPANLEKLRNIMCSYIWRHLDIGYVQGMCDLLAPLLVILDDEAMAFSCFTELMKRMNQNFPHGGAMDTHFANMRSLIQILDSELFELMHQNGDYTHFYFCYRWFLLDFKRELVYDDVFAVWETIWAAKYVSSSHFVLFIALALVEIYRDIILENNMDFTDIIKFFNEMAEHHNIKKILTMARDLVCKVQILIENK